The Flavobacterium piscisymbiosum genome includes a region encoding these proteins:
- a CDS encoding DEAD/DEAH box helicase, which translates to MAFQLRPYQSDSINLSVDFLKDNTKGNALVILPTGSGKSVVIAKILEPLEGKTVVLQPSKEILEQNYEKFSNYGKASIYSASAGEKRIDKVTFCTIGSIINKKHLFKGLKNILIDECHLVNSDAGMYIEFIRAFPNAKVLGLTATPYRLDQASTGPQLTFLTRSTPAIFDKVLYYVQNDVLFNAGFLAQLEYYNFDVIDRSKLEVNSSGTDFTQTSLRRYYKSIDMPSRIVRTALTILSKRKNILIFCSLIEEAKAVQKRIPGSEILTGETKTEERERILSQFKKGIIKCLINVGVLTTGFDYPGLEAVLMARSTMSLSLYYQIVGRVMRIFTYPDGTKKTGWFVDMGGNVNFFGKIETMQIKVDSEGRFAIWNNGRQLTNVPFKK; encoded by the coding sequence ATGGCTTTTCAATTACGACCTTATCAAAGTGACTCCATAAATTTAAGTGTTGACTTTCTCAAAGATAATACTAAAGGAAATGCTTTGGTAATACTTCCGACAGGATCTGGAAAATCAGTTGTAATTGCTAAAATTTTGGAACCGCTGGAGGGCAAAACTGTTGTTCTCCAGCCTTCAAAAGAGATTTTAGAACAGAACTATGAAAAGTTTTCCAATTACGGTAAGGCATCCATTTATAGTGCCTCTGCAGGTGAAAAAAGAATTGATAAAGTTACTTTTTGCACGATCGGGAGTATCATTAACAAAAAGCATCTTTTTAAAGGATTAAAAAACATTCTTATTGACGAATGTCACCTTGTTAATTCTGATGCCGGAATGTATATTGAATTTATAAGAGCGTTTCCCAATGCTAAGGTGTTGGGATTAACAGCAACTCCTTATCGATTAGATCAAGCTTCTACCGGTCCGCAACTTACCTTCTTAACTAGAAGTACACCGGCAATATTTGACAAAGTTCTTTACTATGTTCAAAATGATGTACTGTTTAATGCCGGGTTCTTGGCGCAATTGGAATACTACAATTTTGATGTTATTGACCGAAGCAAATTAGAAGTTAATAGTTCTGGAACCGATTTTACGCAAACATCCTTAAGAAGATATTACAAGTCCATCGACATGCCTTCACGAATTGTCAGAACAGCTCTAACGATTCTGAGTAAAAGAAAAAATATATTGATCTTCTGCTCCTTAATTGAAGAAGCTAAAGCAGTTCAAAAGCGCATACCAGGATCCGAAATTCTAACTGGAGAAACAAAAACAGAAGAAAGGGAGCGAATCTTAAGTCAGTTTAAAAAAGGCATTATAAAGTGCCTTATAAATGTTGGAGTTCTAACAACGGGATTTGATTATCCAGGACTTGAAGCGGTTCTTATGGCCCGTTCTACAATGTCGCTTTCCTTGTATTATCAAATTGTTGGCCGCGTTATGCGAATCTTCACTTATCCTGATGGTACTAAAAAGACAGGTTGGTTCGTAGATATGGGAGGTAATGTCAACTTCTTTGGAAAGATAGAAACAATGCAAATTAAGGTTGATTCTGAAGGCAGGTTTGCTATCTGGAACAATGGCCGGCAACTAACCAACGTACCATTTAAAAAATAG